The following coding sequences are from one Malaciobacter pacificus window:
- a CDS encoding NAD(P)/FAD-dependent oxidoreductase codes for MLSRRKFNKLLLGSVALSLAASNSLASVGMPKNKKRVVVVGGGFGGATAAKYLKKFDSSLEVILIEQNKEYYTCPFGNTVIAGMNDIDYIKHDYKTLESKYGIKVIHEKVKKLDGAINSVVLDNGKIISYDRAIVSPGIDFKYEKGYEEGSELYSPHAYKAGAQTSLLREQLEKMKDGGTYVMVSPQNPFRCPPGPYERISLVANYLKNNKPKSKIIILDQKNKFSKQGLFTAGWEELYGDMIEWRSSDFGGKVLKVDPKNRVCTTEDEEIQADVLNYIPNQKAGQLAFDSGLTDGDWCPINTKTFESKLVKNIHVIGDASISASMPKSGFSANSQGKIAALQITRLLRKQEAVNPPKLANTCYSLVAPDYGISVAAVYEAHEDKIVKVEGSGGLSPTNADKSYRMQEADFAVGWYQNQMADIFK; via the coding sequence ATGTTAAGTAGAAGAAAATTTAATAAACTGTTATTAGGTTCTGTTGCACTTTCACTTGCTGCTAGTAACTCTTTAGCATCTGTTGGTATGCCTAAAAATAAAAAAAGAGTTGTAGTTGTAGGTGGTGGTTTTGGTGGAGCAACTGCTGCAAAATATCTTAAAAAATTTGATTCAAGTTTAGAAGTTATTTTAATTGAGCAAAACAAAGAGTATTATACTTGTCCTTTTGGTAATACAGTTATTGCAGGAATGAATGATATTGATTATATTAAACATGACTACAAAACTTTAGAGTCTAAATATGGGATAAAAGTAATTCATGAAAAAGTAAAAAAACTTGATGGAGCTATTAATAGTGTAGTTTTAGATAATGGAAAAATTATATCATATGATAGAGCTATTGTATCTCCAGGAATTGATTTTAAATATGAGAAAGGTTATGAAGAAGGAAGTGAACTTTACTCTCCTCATGCATACAAAGCAGGTGCTCAAACATCACTTTTAAGAGAACAATTAGAAAAAATGAAAGATGGTGGAACTTATGTAATGGTATCACCACAAAATCCTTTTAGATGTCCTCCTGGACCTTATGAAAGAATATCTTTAGTTGCAAACTATTTAAAAAATAATAAGCCAAAATCAAAAATCATTATATTAGACCAAAAAAATAAATTCTCTAAACAAGGTTTATTCACAGCAGGTTGGGAAGAACTTTATGGTGATATGATTGAGTGGAGAAGTTCTGATTTTGGAGGAAAAGTTTTAAAAGTTGATCCTAAAAATAGAGTTTGTACTACAGAAGATGAAGAGATTCAAGCAGATGTTTTAAACTATATTCCAAATCAAAAAGCAGGGCAGTTAGCATTTGATTCAGGATTAACTGATGGTGACTGGTGTCCTATTAATACAAAAACATTTGAATCAAAATTAGTTAAAAACATTCATGTTATTGGAGATGCTTCAATTTCAGCATCTATGCCAAAATCAGGTTTTTCTGCAAATTCACAAGGTAAAATAGCTGCTTTACAGATAACTAGACTACTTAGAAAGCAAGAAGCTGTAAATCCACCAAAATTAGCTAATACTTGTTATAGTCTTGTTGCTCCTGATTATGGTATTTCAGTTGCTGCAGTTTATGAAGCCCATGAAGATAAGATAGTAAAAGTTGAAGGTTCAGGTGGTTTAAGTCCAACAAATGCAGACAAAAGTTATAGAATGCAAGAAGCAGATTTTGCTGTTGGTTGGTATCAAAATCAAATGGCTGATATTTTTAAATAA
- a CDS encoding sensor histidine kinase → MKKLFLKKILSSHFIKFSLIPILVVEITLIILYFSINKYIATKNTDLMLNEAITSSQNILKNEANKISEKLRQVSEYATILQKEHESIFKNSENIYLPNGKPTFDVASNGVYYKTNKVGASLYYSSNTKITEVEAHKALFTEAMDTSLKNIVDTNPLIMASYFNSWDDLNRLYPFIPKVYEQYGEHINMEDYNFYYLADQKHNPSRKPVWTSAYLDPAGNGWMLSCIVPIYKNDFLEGVTGLDITIDSFVKNILDAKLPYDANLFMVDNEGMIIAMPNEIEKLLGLKELKDHLYTDVLLNTIEKPEEYNILKNKSPFAEHFKNLINTNSTEELIIADKKYLTLMENVGETNWKMMILVDEDKLFSSIESLRDLTNKIGYLAIGLLILFYVIFFYILLRRINKFSNDITQPIEFLSDQTTQLTKNDIEFKSVNTNVLEISQLSDNFEYMIKELKQKAHKLNKAKIIAENANKSKDEFLANISHELKTPLNSINVISEIMTTNKQKNLTEKDIKNLDVINKSGKNLLVLINDILDYSKLNVGKINLDIREFKVNDFIKNIVNSFESQFRAKNINFELNIDSSLESIITDEKRVAQIINNLLSNACKFTSENKNVSLSLIDQNEYVKIKVQDEGIGIPSDKLKLIFDRFSQVDSTTTRKFTGTGLGLTICKELVKLLKGEIKVESQEGKGSIFEVTLPKIIKGFEEVDSQDTTLKNRQKTKQNIIFLNPNPINYITKVVELKKRYEIKQVFKKIELINALQENQYDKVLVDEDSLSKEELEELKKLISDKLIYIQHLEDL, encoded by the coding sequence TTGAAAAAACTTTTTTTAAAAAAGATATTATCTAGTCATTTTATAAAATTCTCATTAATCCCAATTTTAGTCGTTGAAATTACACTTATTATTTTATACTTCTCTATCAATAAATATATAGCTACTAAAAATACAGATTTAATGTTAAATGAAGCAATTACTAGTAGCCAAAATATTCTTAAAAATGAAGCCAATAAGATAAGTGAAAAATTAAGACAAGTCTCTGAATATGCAACAATTTTACAAAAAGAGCATGAATCTATATTTAAAAACTCTGAAAATATTTACTTACCAAATGGTAAGCCAACTTTTGATGTAGCTTCAAATGGTGTTTACTATAAAACTAACAAAGTTGGGGCTAGTTTATACTACTCTTCAAATACTAAAATAACAGAAGTAGAAGCACATAAAGCACTTTTTACAGAAGCTATGGATACAAGTTTAAAAAATATTGTTGATACAAATCCTTTAATTATGGCATCGTACTTTAATAGTTGGGATGATTTAAATAGACTTTATCCTTTTATTCCAAAAGTTTATGAACAATATGGTGAACATATAAATATGGAAGATTACAATTTTTACTATTTAGCTGATCAAAAGCATAATCCTTCAAGAAAACCAGTTTGGACAAGTGCTTACTTAGACCCAGCAGGTAATGGTTGGATGCTTTCTTGTATAGTTCCTATTTATAAAAATGATTTTTTAGAAGGTGTAACTGGTCTTGATATTACAATTGACTCTTTTGTTAAAAATATTCTTGATGCAAAATTACCTTATGATGCAAATCTTTTCATGGTTGATAATGAGGGTATGATTATTGCAATGCCTAATGAAATTGAAAAACTTTTGGGATTAAAAGAATTAAAAGACCATTTATATACAGATGTTTTACTAAATACTATTGAAAAGCCTGAAGAGTATAATATATTAAAAAATAAATCACCTTTTGCAGAGCATTTTAAAAATCTTATAAATACAAATAGTACAGAAGAGTTGATAATCGCAGATAAAAAGTATTTAACATTAATGGAAAATGTTGGTGAAACAAACTGGAAAATGATGATTTTAGTGGATGAAGATAAGCTTTTTAGTTCAATTGAGAGTTTAAGAGATTTAACTAATAAAATAGGATATTTAGCTATTGGTTTATTAATTCTTTTTTATGTAATTTTCTTTTATATTTTATTAAGAAGAATAAATAAATTTTCAAATGATATTACACAACCAATTGAATTTTTATCTGATCAAACAACTCAATTAACTAAAAATGATATTGAGTTTAAATCAGTAAATACAAATGTTTTAGAGATTTCTCAATTAAGTGATAATTTTGAATATATGATCAAAGAGCTAAAACAAAAAGCTCATAAGTTAAATAAAGCAAAAATAATTGCAGAAAATGCTAATAAATCTAAAGATGAGTTTTTGGCTAATATCAGTCATGAGTTAAAAACTCCATTAAATTCAATTAATGTCATAAGTGAAATTATGACCACTAATAAACAAAAAAATCTTACAGAAAAAGATATAAAAAACTTAGATGTAATTAATAAAAGTGGAAAGAATTTATTAGTTTTAATTAACGATATTCTAGATTATTCAAAATTAAATGTAGGGAAAATAAATCTAGATATTCGTGAATTTAAAGTAAATGATTTTATTAAAAATATTGTAAATAGTTTTGAAAGTCAATTTAGAGCTAAAAATATTAACTTTGAACTAAATATTGATAGTAGCTTAGAGTCTATAATTACTGATGAAAAAAGAGTTGCACAAATTATCAATAACCTTTTAAGTAATGCTTGTAAATTTACTAGTGAGAATAAAAATGTTTCTTTAAGTTTAATTGATCAAAATGAGTATGTTAAAATAAAAGTACAAGATGAGGGTATTGGAATACCAAGTGATAAATTAAAACTTATATTTGATAGATTTAGTCAAGTTGACTCAACAACAACTAGAAAGTTTACTGGTACAGGACTTGGATTAACAATTTGTAAAGAGTTAGTTAAGCTTTTAAAAGGAGAAATAAAAGTAGAAAGTCAAGAAGGAAAAGGCTCTATATTTGAAGTTACTTTACCAAAAATCATTAAAGGATTTGAAGAAGTAGATAGTCAAGATACTACTTTAAAAAATAGACAAAAGACAAAACAAAATATAATCTTTTTAAATCCAAATCCTATAAACTATATAACAAAAGTAGTTGAATTAAAAAAGAGATATGAAATTAAACAAGTATTTAAAAAAATTGAGTTAATTAATGCTCTTCAAGAGAATCAATATGATAAGGTTTTAGTAGATGAAGACTCTCTTTCTAAAGAAGAATTAGAAGAGCTAAAAAAACTTATTTCTGATAAATTAATTTATATCCAACACCTCGAAGATTTATAA